In the Vicia villosa cultivar HV-30 ecotype Madison, WI unplaced genomic scaffold, Vvil1.0 ctg.000673F_1_1, whole genome shotgun sequence genome, one interval contains:
- the LOC131630342 gene encoding E3 ubiquitin-protein ligase XBAT33-like — protein sequence MGNSFGCSASGERLVSAARDGDLVEAKMLLEFNPGLAKYSTFGGLNSPLHFAASKGHNEIVALLLEKGADVNSRNYCGQTALMQACRHGHWEVVQTLMLYRCNVMKADYLSGRTALHFAAVSGHVRCIRLVVADFVPSAPYETLHATVDADVGDGSNTKRKNEQSTLSKFVNKTADAGITALHMAALNGYFDCVQLLLDLNANVSAATYHYGTSMDLIGAGSTPLHYAACGGNLKCCQILLAKGATRMALNCNGWLPLDVARMWGRHWLEPLLAPSSDTVVSSFPTSNYLSLPLMSVLNIARECGLQPPTTSSNEIDFCAVCLEKPCSVAAEGCMHELCVRCALYLCSTTNVSSEMHGPPGSIPCPLCRHGIISFVKLPSFQPKENKLHVSLSMCTPCMQHPRDVDQTSLSHTTPEIRRNRVASVSSEMLCPVTCTPFPSVAIPLCTCNDGPCPPFEPREDETQDESPRHSQSSTTDQDKMEGPKLVKTTCSNMFWGRRSCSRENQCNSEINA from the exons ATGGGAAATTCTTTTGGGTGTTCAGCTTCTGGCGAGAGATTGGTGTCTGCGGCGAGGGATGGTGATTTGGTTGAAGCAAAGATGCTTCTGGAATTCAATCCTGGTCTTGCTAAATACTCAACCTTTGGTGGTCTTAATTCACCTCTTCATTTTGCAGCTTCCAAGGGTCATAACGAG ATTGTGGCATTGTTGCTTGAGAAGGGAGCTGATGTGAATTCAAGAAATTATTGTGGGCAG ACAGCTTTGATGCAAGCTTGTAGACATGGTCATTGGGAAGTTGTACAGACCCTTATGCTCTACCGATGCAAT GTTATGAAAGCAGATTATCTCAGTGGGAGGACAGCTCTTCACTTTGCAGCTGTCAGTGGGCATGTTAGATGCATTAGACTTGTTGTGGCTGACTTCGTTCCAAGTGCTCCTTATGAAACTCTACATGCTACTGTGGATGCTGACGTGGGTGATGGATCAAATACGAAAAGAAAAAACGAGCAAAG TACGTTGTCCAAGTTTGTAAACAAGACGGCTGATGCTGGTATTACTGCACTTCACATGGCTGCATTGAACGGATATTTCGATTGCGTACAACTGCTACTTGATCTTAATGCAAATGTGTCAGCTGCAACATATCATTATGGAACGTCAATGGATTTAATAG GGGCTGGAAGCACTCCATTGCATTATGCCGCTTGTGGTGGAAACTTAAAATGCTGCCAG ATCCTCCTTGCAAAAGGTGCAACTCGAATGGCTTTGAACTGCAACGG GTGGCTTCCACTTGATGTTGCTAGGATGTGGGGGCGTCATTGGCTTGAGCCGTTGTTGGCACCTAGTTCTGATACAGTAGTGTCATCGTTCCCTACTTCAAATTATTTATCATTGCCCCTCATGAGCGTGCTCAACATAGCCAG AGAATGTGGATTGCAACCACCAACAACCTCCTCTAATGAGATCGACTTCTGTGCTGTCTGCCTCGAGAAGCCATGTTCAGTAGCTGCAGAAG GATGTATGCACGAGCTTTGCGTAAGATGTGCACTCTATCTTTgctctacaaccaatgtttcttCTGAAATGCACGGCCCTCCTGGTTCTATCCCTTGCCCCCTTTGTCGACATGGAATTATCTCTTTCGTCAAGTTACCGAGTTTCCAACCGAAAGAAAACAAATTACACGTGTCACTCAGCATGTGTACTCCCTGCATGCAGCATCCACGTGACGTAGATCAAACCTCTCTCTCACATACTACACCGGAAATTCGAAGAAACCGGGTAGCTTCTGTTTCTTCCGAGATGCTTTGTCCTGTCACCTGTACACCGTTTCCATCCGTAGCAATTCCTCTATGTACCTGCAACGACGGTCCTTGTCCACCATTTGAACCCCGGGAAGATGAAACTCAAGACGAATCGCCTCGTCACTCACAATCTTCGACAACTGATCAAGATAAAATGGAAGGACCAAAACTGGTGAAAACTACGTGTTCGAATATGTTTTGGGGTAGAAGAAGTTGCAGCAGAGAGAATCAATGTAATTCAGAAATAAATGCTTGA